The Crocinitomicaceae bacterium genome includes a region encoding these proteins:
- a CDS encoding DUF255 domain-containing protein, translating into MVKAVLTGFISILTLPLLAGADLFALHLGCSFASETENSNSIEWLDIETASDRNKDDKKFFFIDIYTDWCGWCKKMDQSTFLDSSVIEYMNEHFYAVKMNAESKEPVAYKEVLYEYKMYNGKGYNELAVNLLSGKMSFPSFVILSKKEVRLGTIVGFQKPAELLDELKNYTN; encoded by the coding sequence ATGGTAAAGGCTGTATTGACCGGTTTCATTAGTATATTAACGCTTCCATTGCTGGCAGGCGCAGATTTGTTTGCCTTGCATTTGGGGTGTTCTTTTGCATCAGAAACTGAAAATTCAAATAGCATTGAATGGCTTGATATTGAAACTGCTTCAGACAGAAATAAGGATGATAAAAAATTCTTCTTTATTGATATTTATACTGATTGGTGTGGATGGTGTAAAAAAATGGATCAGTCAACTTTTCTTGATTCCTCTGTGATTGAATATATGAATGAACACTTTTATGCTGTAAAAATGAATGCAGAGTCAAAAGAACCTGTTGCATACAAAGAGGTGCTATACGAGTATAAAATGTATAACGGTAAAGGGTATAATGAATTAGCTGTAAATCTGCTCAGTGGAAAAATGAGTTTCCCATCTTTTGTTATTCTTTCTAAAAAAGAGGTGAGGCTGGGGACTATCGTTGGGTTTCAGAAACCGGCAGAATTGCTTGATGAACTCAAAAATTATACAAATTAG
- a CDS encoding citrate synthase codes for MSEVAKIILGDKTIELPVITGSENEKAIDISKLRDLTGYITMDRGYKNTGACESGITFLDGEEGILRYRGYSIEDLAEKADFLEVSYLLIFGELPTKAQLEQFENDIRKYTLVHEEMKDIIDGFPASAHPMGILTALTSALTAFNPKPVDVKSEHDMYHAVCKTLGKFVVLCSWVYRTKVGYPLNYYDNSKGYVENFMRLMFAIPTTEYKANKVVVDALDKLLILHADHEQNCSTSTVRIVGSSHAGLFASISAGVSALWGPLHGGANQEVIEMLEAIKADGGDVDKYVLKAKDKNDGFRLMGFGHRVYKNFDPRAKIIKKAADEVLAALGVNDPILDIAKKLEKVALEDDYFKSRNLYPNVDFYSGIIYRALGIPTDMFTVMFALGRLPGWIAQWKEMRQGNEPIGRPRQIYTGHTLRPFVPVDKRK; via the coding sequence ATGAGTGAAGTAGCAAAAATAATTTTGGGAGACAAAACCATTGAACTGCCGGTAATTACTGGTTCTGAAAATGAAAAAGCAATTGATATTTCTAAACTCCGTGATTTGACCGGGTACATTACCATGGATCGCGGTTATAAAAATACCGGAGCATGTGAAAGTGGCATCACCTTTTTAGATGGTGAAGAGGGGATTCTAAGATATCGTGGATATTCTATTGAAGATTTAGCTGAGAAAGCTGATTTTCTTGAAGTTTCCTATTTGTTGATTTTTGGTGAATTACCCACAAAAGCGCAGTTAGAACAATTTGAAAATGATATTCGCAAATACACCTTGGTGCATGAAGAGATGAAAGACATCATTGATGGTTTTCCTGCTTCAGCTCACCCAATGGGCATTCTTACTGCGCTTACCAGTGCGCTTACTGCGTTCAATCCTAAACCGGTAGATGTTAAATCTGAACATGACATGTATCATGCTGTGTGTAAAACACTGGGTAAATTTGTAGTTCTTTGTTCTTGGGTATATCGCACCAAAGTTGGTTACCCTTTGAATTATTATGACAACTCAAAAGGATACGTTGAAAATTTCATGCGGTTGATGTTCGCAATCCCTACCACAGAATACAAAGCAAATAAAGTGGTGGTTGATGCTTTGGATAAATTACTTATTCTGCACGCTGATCATGAGCAAAACTGCTCTACTTCAACCGTTCGTATCGTTGGTTCTTCTCATGCCGGATTATTTGCTTCAATTTCAGCCGGGGTTTCTGCATTGTGGGGACCACTTCACGGTGGTGCAAATCAAGAAGTAATTGAGATGCTTGAAGCAATTAAAGCTGATGGTGGTGATGTAGATAAATATGTATTGAAAGCTAAAGATAAAAATGATGGCTTCCGTTTGATGGGATTCGGGCATCGTGTCTATAAAAACTTTGACCCGCGCGCAAAAATCATTAAAAAAGCGGCAGATGAAGTATTAGCTGCACTTGGCGTGAATGATCCAATTTTAGACATCGCTAAAAAATTAGAAAAAGTTGCTTTGGAAGATGATTATTTCAAATCAAGAAATTTATATCCAAATGTTGACTTCTACTCTGGTATTATTTATCGGGCTTTAGGTATCCCAACGGATATGTTTACCGTAATGTTCGCGCTTGGTCGTCTTCCGGGTTGGATTGCACAATGGAAAGAAATGCGTCAAGGCAATGAGCCTATCGGTCGTCCAAGACAAATTTATACAGGTCATACCTTAAGACCATTTGTTCCGGTTGATAAAAGAAAATAA